In a genomic window of Labilithrix sp.:
- a CDS encoding fused MFS/spermidine synthase, with translation MLRALAEACPDAVSYEHAVLSALDAAVGCDVAFFATIAGGPPTTSGLDAAALDDAIATQRYADELAPLKEIARAGRGVVVDTEVFGLEHVRRTAYHRDFAAPLGGRHTLLAWLLLRGRPLGLVMLGRTGHTFATRDVDLVARALPSIALGRASYHAPILTDPLPRPAPEPLVGPGPRVNPGPPELLVGAGSRVHLGPPELLVGAGPRVHPGPPELLVGAGSRIRDRDGVRGGAPASPRGAGPRVRDRDGMREMVADDFVWTRASLVEPSRSGWFYVDLFHLAAARARHRRRALFLGCGGAVAVRQFAERYPGIALDVVEIDPRVVSLASDWFGLRRIPNVRVHVDDAAAFVARAAARTWDVIVVDVFAEDLDIPPALATRSFVRDLGRVLRPGGAVAMNAIGPLHRASPVRALERTFRAELADVRLVPVLDAADTLSAAATRNVVLVASR, from the coding sequence ATGCTCCGCGCGCTCGCCGAGGCCTGTCCGGACGCCGTCTCCTACGAGCACGCCGTGCTCTCCGCGCTCGACGCGGCGGTGGGCTGCGACGTCGCGTTCTTCGCGACGATCGCGGGCGGCCCGCCGACGACGTCCGGCCTCGACGCCGCCGCGCTCGACGACGCGATCGCGACGCAGCGCTACGCGGACGAGCTCGCGCCGCTGAAGGAGATCGCGCGCGCGGGCCGCGGCGTCGTGGTCGACACGGAGGTCTTCGGTCTCGAGCACGTTCGCCGGACCGCCTACCACCGCGACTTCGCGGCCCCGCTCGGCGGCCGCCACACGCTCCTCGCGTGGCTGCTCCTTCGCGGCCGCCCCCTCGGCCTCGTCATGCTCGGCCGCACCGGCCACACGTTCGCCACCCGCGACGTCGACCTCGTCGCGAGGGCGCTCCCGTCCATCGCGCTCGGCCGCGCCTCCTACCACGCCCCGATCCTGACGGACCCGCTCCCGCGCCCCGCCCCGGAGCCGCTCGTCGGCCCCGGGCCGCGCGTGAATCCTGGCCCGCCTGAGCTGCTGGTCGGCGCCGGGTCACGCGTGCATCTCGGTCCGCCTGAGCTGCTGGTCGGCGCCGGGCCACGCGTGCATCCCGGTCCGCCTGAGCTGCTGGTCGGCGCCGGGTCACGCATTCGCGACCGCGACGGGGTGCGTGGCGGCGCGCCGGCGTCTCCCCGCGGCGCCGGGCCGCGCGTTCGGGATCGTGACGGGATGCGTGAGATGGTGGCGGACGACTTCGTGTGGACGCGCGCGTCGCTCGTGGAGCCTTCGCGGTCGGGATGGTTCTACGTCGACCTCTTTCATCTCGCGGCTGCGCGGGCGCGCCATCGGCGCCGCGCGCTCTTCCTCGGCTGCGGCGGCGCGGTGGCGGTGCGGCAGTTCGCGGAGCGGTACCCCGGCATCGCGCTCGACGTCGTGGAGATCGATCCACGCGTCGTGTCCCTCGCGTCGGACTGGTTCGGTCTCCGTCGCATCCCGAACGTCCGCGTCCACGTCGACGACGCCGCAGCCTTCGTCGCCCGCGCCGCCGCGCGGACGTGGGACGTGATCGTCGTCGACGTTTTCGCCGAAGACCTCGACATCCCGCCCGCGCTCGCGACACGGAGCTTCGTCCGCGACCTCGGCCGCGTCCTCCGCCCCGGCGGCGCGGTCGCGATGAACGCGATCGGTCCCCTCCACCGCGCGAGCCCGGTCCGCGCGCTCGAGCGCACGTTCCGCGCCGAGCTCGCGGATGTTCGCCTCGTCCCCGTCCTCGACGCGGCCGACACGCTCTCCGCCGCAGCGACGAGAAACGTCGTCCTGGTCGCCAGCCGATGA
- a CDS encoding endonuclease/exonuclease/phosphatase family protein, with protein sequence MRNPLLPRVAAVVALGIVSSLVLRGGGCFERPLRVGTFNVRELGKAPTNMDRLAELVASTGSDVLALQEVMRVGAAADLAKRLEVRTGRRFVHAVSQCGGRSEMRVGYLYDAARVTLISTTEYPELAPEPGGRCGTERSGLAAKLERRDGRAPFQLLTVHFVMGGDQVAKRREQWRKAHVIAAKLGEESPVAILGDANSTGFLDDDEGERTFILDEAKKADLDVLTTDAKCTEYWRPKRGAPLTPSLLDHVVATPRLVRRGSVKVHGFCADLRCRATATDPPDFTNVSDHCPVTIDL encoded by the coding sequence ATGAGGAACCCGCTCTTGCCGCGTGTCGCCGCCGTCGTGGCGCTCGGGATCGTCTCGTCGCTCGTCCTCCGCGGCGGCGGCTGCTTCGAGCGCCCGCTCCGGGTGGGCACCTTCAACGTCCGCGAGCTCGGCAAGGCGCCGACGAACATGGATCGCCTCGCGGAGCTCGTCGCGTCGACCGGCTCCGACGTCCTCGCGCTGCAGGAGGTCATGAGGGTCGGCGCCGCCGCCGATCTCGCGAAGCGGCTCGAGGTGCGGACGGGGCGGCGCTTCGTGCACGCCGTCTCGCAGTGCGGCGGACGCAGCGAGATGCGCGTCGGCTACCTCTACGACGCCGCGCGCGTCACGTTGATCTCGACGACGGAGTACCCCGAGCTCGCGCCGGAGCCGGGAGGGCGCTGCGGAACGGAGCGCTCCGGCCTCGCGGCGAAGCTGGAACGGCGCGACGGGCGCGCGCCGTTCCAGCTCCTCACCGTCCACTTCGTGATGGGCGGCGATCAGGTCGCGAAGCGCCGCGAGCAGTGGCGGAAGGCGCACGTCATCGCGGCGAAGCTCGGCGAGGAGTCGCCGGTCGCGATCCTCGGCGACGCGAACAGCACCGGCTTCCTCGACGACGACGAGGGCGAGCGCACCTTCATCCTCGACGAGGCGAAGAAGGCGGACCTCGACGTGCTGACGACGGATGCAAAGTGCACGGAGTATTGGCGCCCGAAGCGCGGGGCGCCGCTCACGCCGAGCCTCCTCGATCACGTCGTCGCGACGCCGCGCCTCGTGCGCCGCGGCTCGGTGAAGGTCCACGGCTTCTGCGCCGACCTCCGCTGCCGTGCGACCGCGACCGATCCTCCCGACTTCACGAACGTCTCGGACCACTGCCCGGTGACGATCGATCTCTGA
- a CDS encoding zinc-ribbon domain-containing protein: protein MDVSCPACAAKYTADEEKLRGKTARMRCKACNTAWMVSGPGVSAAPAAPSSVAPGADAEAKRAKTGNERERRDLFAARGADDIHGSVNEAPKVSSQAKDTLLPPPSFGFAGGTGSRNENSVLFRVDQLGGLGGARIKTPEPESLAELGRAKPQMAMAAPTPRGSDEEGVIDLKALASVPPPGKRSIIPVAPLFSEPPPALAFDSSGPSASRPAIAKPISKGKLFGAIAAAAAFLVVAGLGISVAFKGEEPVKHAAAAPAAPPPPPAPTAEKPPEPPAEKTASNDDDTAPKKATKKGKRKGGKAGGSSTAAAPQTKKAADPCGCKGDFNCILACTAKNGR from the coding sequence ATGGACGTCTCCTGCCCCGCCTGCGCTGCGAAGTACACAGCGGACGAAGAGAAGCTCCGCGGCAAGACCGCGCGGATGCGCTGCAAGGCGTGCAACACGGCGTGGATGGTGAGCGGTCCGGGCGTCTCCGCCGCCCCCGCGGCCCCCTCGTCCGTCGCGCCCGGCGCGGACGCAGAGGCGAAGCGCGCGAAGACCGGCAACGAGCGCGAGCGGCGCGATCTCTTCGCGGCGCGCGGCGCCGACGACATCCACGGCTCGGTCAACGAGGCGCCGAAGGTGAGCTCGCAGGCGAAGGACACGCTGCTCCCGCCGCCGTCGTTCGGCTTCGCGGGCGGCACCGGCAGCCGCAACGAGAACTCGGTCCTCTTCCGCGTCGATCAGCTCGGTGGTCTGGGCGGCGCTCGCATCAAGACGCCGGAGCCGGAGAGCCTCGCCGAGCTCGGTCGCGCGAAGCCGCAGATGGCGATGGCGGCGCCGACGCCGCGCGGGAGCGACGAAGAGGGCGTCATCGATCTCAAGGCGCTCGCGAGCGTGCCGCCGCCGGGCAAGCGCAGCATCATCCCGGTCGCGCCGCTCTTCAGCGAGCCGCCGCCGGCGCTCGCGTTCGACTCGTCGGGCCCTTCCGCGTCGCGTCCCGCGATCGCGAAGCCGATCAGCAAGGGCAAGTTGTTCGGGGCGATCGCCGCCGCCGCGGCGTTCCTCGTCGTCGCGGGCCTCGGTATCTCCGTCGCGTTCAAGGGTGAGGAGCCGGTGAAGCACGCGGCCGCCGCGCCCGCCGCGCCGCCGCCGCCTCCCGCGCCGACGGCGGAGAAGCCGCCGGAGCCGCCGGCGGAGAAGACGGCGTCGAACGACGACGACACCGCGCCGAAGAAGGCGACGAAGAAGGGCAAGCGCAAGGGCGGCAAGGCGGGCGGCTCGTCGACCGCGGCGGCGCCGCAGACGAAGAAGGCGGCCGATCCGTGCGGCTGCAAGGGCGACTTCAACTGCATCCTCGCGTGCACGGCGAAGAACGGCCGCTGA
- a CDS encoding SDR family oxidoreductase, whose product MRAAARATSTASSRARRRTAAELSRVAIVTGASSGIGLAVAQQWVRRGGKVAMVARTPSSLERAAKDLGDDAAAFPLDVLDTPALIALPDAVVARFGRLDVIVNNAGFNRRGPIDRFTPEELAQIVTTNLVAPIVLSRAALPKLERGGSIVQIASIAGMVPVPHEAAYSASKAGLRAFSRAVAYELEAQGIHVGCVCPGPVDTGFLGDLEEVPDIVLSQPMVTADDVAAEVMRCIDERAEEIAIPAKSGRLATAGYLLPAFAKRIRPVLEKRGAKNKATLLEKRRKSVS is encoded by the coding sequence ATCCGTGCGGCTGCAAGGGCGACTTCAACTGCATCCTCGCGTGCACGGCGAAGAACGGCCGCTGAGCTGAGCCGGGTCGCCATCGTCACGGGCGCGTCGAGCGGCATCGGGCTCGCGGTCGCGCAGCAGTGGGTCCGTCGCGGCGGCAAGGTCGCGATGGTCGCGCGCACGCCGTCGTCACTGGAGCGCGCGGCGAAGGACCTCGGCGACGACGCGGCCGCGTTCCCGCTCGACGTCCTCGACACGCCGGCGCTCATCGCGCTCCCGGACGCGGTCGTCGCCCGCTTCGGCCGGCTCGACGTCATCGTGAACAACGCCGGCTTCAACCGCCGCGGCCCGATCGATCGCTTCACGCCGGAGGAGCTCGCGCAGATCGTCACGACGAACCTCGTCGCGCCGATCGTCCTCTCGCGCGCGGCGCTCCCGAAGCTCGAACGCGGCGGCTCCATCGTGCAGATCGCGAGCATCGCGGGCATGGTCCCGGTCCCGCACGAGGCGGCGTACTCCGCCTCGAAGGCGGGCCTCCGCGCCTTCTCGCGCGCGGTCGCCTACGAGCTCGAGGCGCAGGGCATCCACGTCGGCTGCGTCTGCCCCGGCCCGGTCGACACGGGCTTCCTCGGCGACCTCGAGGAGGTCCCCGACATCGTGCTCTCGCAACCGATGGTCACCGCCGACGACGTCGCGGCAGAGGTGATGCGCTGCATCGACGAGCGCGCAGAGGAGATCGCGATCCCGGCAAAGAGCGGACGCCTCGCGACCGCAGGCTACTTGCTCCCCGCCTTCGCGAAGCGCATCCGCCCCGTGCTGGAGAAGCGCGGCGCAAAGAACAAGGCCACGCTGCTGGAGAAGCGCCGCAAGTCGGTGTCGTGA
- a CDS encoding PrsW family intramembrane metalloprotease, producing the protein MGLRRYLFTDYNEPRLVVPGLFVVLASFLLALALITATSRPRTAEQKAEALLRSGKPAQAERAYRDLLRERPTPELVLAFLDAHQYAKVFARLAEKRDESSPVGSGIKNPETPLDEEEVDRAIDELPPDVRVIGQYARAVPLGQVPPELATQIEEGAKREPPVPYANRLLARELRHQGKLEEAARHLEREGLAFPERSEDVDLALEIRIQTEDWETLRDRLTDPRVAAAAGPHPKYRLAVHDRDWKAAMRWLPALWAPRFVGTGFAMSAVTALGWFFFCARLGKLGQRPAFRLPMYLLAFVLGVASVVPTVLLIAVEEAKFHIVETGDATRDLLFFIFGVGLREEASKLLLFLPLLPILRKKGDKLDVLVCGAMVGLGFAAEENLGYLAQGDLQTGLGRFLTANFFHMAMTGTLASALDDFVSDREKYAPAFTRTSLFIVGIHGAYDFLLSHPEYGGGYFAMTAFVFLTRMFLEAVDAARRRADRGITPLHAFVFAVALVTGVSLAYATIAVGPKGALVVTGGGLLGVAIIVYVFVRTLGQMR; encoded by the coding sequence TTGGGCCTCCGCCGCTACCTGTTCACGGACTACAACGAGCCGCGGCTCGTGGTGCCGGGGCTCTTCGTGGTCCTCGCGTCGTTCCTCCTCGCGCTCGCGCTCATCACCGCGACGAGCCGCCCGCGGACCGCGGAGCAGAAGGCGGAGGCGCTCCTTCGGAGCGGCAAGCCCGCCCAGGCCGAGCGCGCCTACCGCGATCTCCTCCGCGAGCGGCCGACGCCGGAGCTGGTGCTCGCGTTCCTCGACGCGCATCAGTACGCGAAGGTCTTCGCCCGCCTCGCGGAGAAGAGGGACGAGAGCTCGCCGGTCGGGAGCGGGATCAAGAACCCGGAGACGCCGCTCGACGAGGAGGAGGTGGACCGCGCGATCGACGAGCTGCCGCCCGACGTGCGCGTCATCGGCCAGTACGCGCGCGCGGTGCCGCTCGGGCAGGTGCCGCCCGAGCTCGCGACGCAGATCGAAGAAGGCGCGAAGCGCGAGCCGCCGGTGCCGTACGCGAACCGCCTCCTCGCGCGCGAGCTGCGTCATCAGGGGAAGCTCGAGGAGGCGGCGCGGCACCTCGAGCGCGAGGGGCTCGCGTTCCCGGAGCGGAGCGAGGACGTCGATCTGGCGCTCGAGATCCGCATCCAGACGGAGGACTGGGAGACCTTGCGCGATCGGCTCACCGATCCGCGCGTCGCGGCGGCGGCGGGGCCGCATCCGAAGTACCGGCTCGCGGTCCACGATCGCGACTGGAAGGCGGCGATGCGCTGGCTGCCCGCGCTCTGGGCGCCGCGCTTCGTCGGGACCGGCTTCGCGATGAGCGCGGTCACGGCGCTCGGCTGGTTCTTCTTCTGCGCGCGCCTCGGCAAGCTCGGGCAGCGCCCCGCGTTTCGCCTCCCGATGTACCTCCTCGCGTTCGTGCTCGGCGTCGCGAGCGTCGTCCCCACCGTGCTCCTGATCGCGGTCGAGGAGGCGAAGTTCCACATCGTCGAGACGGGGGACGCGACGCGCGACCTCCTCTTCTTCATCTTCGGGGTCGGCCTCCGCGAGGAGGCGTCGAAGCTCCTCCTCTTCCTGCCGCTGCTCCCGATCTTGCGGAAGAAGGGGGACAAGCTCGACGTCCTCGTCTGCGGGGCGATGGTCGGCCTCGGCTTCGCGGCGGAGGAGAACCTCGGCTACCTCGCGCAGGGCGACCTCCAGACCGGGCTCGGTCGCTTCCTCACCGCGAACTTCTTCCACATGGCGATGACGGGCACGCTCGCGTCCGCGCTCGACGACTTCGTGTCCGATCGCGAGAAGTACGCGCCCGCCTTCACGCGGACGTCGCTCTTCATCGTCGGCATCCACGGCGCCTACGACTTCTTGCTCTCGCACCCCGAGTACGGCGGCGGCTACTTCGCGATGACGGCGTTCGTGTTCCTCACGCGCATGTTCCTCGAGGCGGTCGACGCCGCGCGCCGCCGCGCCGATCGCGGGATCACGCCGCTCCACGCCTTCGTCTTCGCGGTCGCGCTCGTGACCGGCGTGAGCCTCGCTTACGCCACGATCGCGGTCGGCCCGAAGGGCGCGCTCGTCGTGACCGGCGGCGGCCTCCTCGGCGTCGCGATCATCGTCTACGTGTTCGTCCGCACGCTCGGGCAGATGCGTTAG
- a CDS encoding SPFH/Band 7/PHB domain protein, with product MNPDTLQLLVGVAIGISVFPLIALLVRATTVAVEDEEAVLVTEFGKLVETYTEPGLHFFPAKVFPWTTLTHVSLRRDFRRFDAVHVNDARGTTVVVDLWLELRVSDAAKAIFSVTDWDHALQNLVSHATTSILGGREFHEILSDRTELGELLAKDIAAETDAWGVTIERVFIRNVSLLPEVSRQMFETISARLERAKADIDEKGRLDAAQLEAETHKRVAALVAEAKGQYPAAVGRALATLRPGSKLFDAYNELYELSLVRPHRTISFRGFKEEVRAVDAAMLPLEGQLPARADTLLKR from the coding sequence CCTCGTCGGCGTCGCGATCGGGATCTCCGTCTTCCCGCTCATCGCCTTGCTCGTCCGCGCGACGACGGTCGCGGTCGAGGACGAGGAGGCGGTCCTCGTCACCGAGTTCGGCAAGCTGGTGGAGACCTACACCGAGCCCGGCCTGCACTTCTTCCCGGCGAAGGTCTTCCCGTGGACGACGCTCACGCACGTCTCGCTCCGGCGCGACTTCCGCCGCTTCGACGCGGTCCACGTCAACGACGCGCGCGGCACGACCGTGGTCGTCGACCTCTGGCTCGAGCTGCGCGTCTCCGACGCCGCGAAGGCGATCTTCTCCGTCACCGACTGGGACCACGCGCTCCAGAACCTCGTCTCGCACGCGACGACGTCGATCCTCGGCGGCCGCGAGTTCCACGAGATCCTCTCCGACCGCACCGAGCTCGGCGAGCTCCTCGCGAAGGACATCGCGGCGGAGACCGACGCGTGGGGCGTCACGATCGAGCGCGTGTTCATCCGCAACGTGAGCCTGCTCCCCGAGGTCTCGCGCCAGATGTTCGAGACGATCAGCGCGCGGCTCGAGCGCGCGAAGGCGGACATCGACGAGAAGGGACGGCTCGACGCGGCGCAGCTCGAGGCGGAGACGCACAAGCGCGTCGCGGCGCTCGTCGCGGAGGCGAAGGGCCAGTACCCGGCCGCGGTGGGTCGCGCGCTCGCGACCCTGCGCCCCGGCTCGAAGCTCTTCGACGCGTACAACGAGCTCTACGAGCTCTCGCTCGTTCGCCCGCATCGCACGATCTCGTTCCGCGGCTTCAAAGAGGAGGTGCGCGCAGTCGACGCCGCGATGCTCCCACTCGAAGGCCAACTCCCCGCCCGCGCCGACACCCTCCTCAAGCGCTGA